From Hartmannibacter diazotrophicus, a single genomic window includes:
- a CDS encoding bacteriocin, which translates to MRKVVLILATTAALAGCQGQTPTQQRVTTGGLVGAGAGAIVGGVAGGGKGAAIGAVAGGIGGAAIAGATAPKNCTAYDRYGRPYAVVCP; encoded by the coding sequence ATGAGGAAGGTCGTTTTGATATTGGCCACCACGGCGGCCCTGGCTGGCTGCCAGGGGCAAACCCCCACGCAACAGCGTGTGACGACGGGTGGACTTGTCGGCGCCGGCGCTGGCGCGATTGTCGGCGGCGTTGCGGGTGGCGGCAAGGGAGCGGCCATCGGAGCGGTGGCCGGCGGCATCGGCGGCGCTGCCATTGCCGGCGCCACGGCGCCGAAGAACTGCACGGCCTACGATCGCTATGGCCGGCCCTATGCCGTTGTCTGCCCCTGA